Below is a window of Edaphobacter dinghuensis DNA.
AGGAGCTCAGGTGGACGACCGCGACCTGGCCGTCGGTCAGCAGGCGGTCGCCGGTGGAGTTGTAAGCGTCAGTCGGCACCCATGGGCGCGGCACCATGTCGAGGCTGGTGACGCAGCCGGTAAACTTCAGGTCGTTGACGATCTTGGAGCGCTCATTGTCGATGTGCTCGTCGATGACGTGGATGAAGGTCTTCTGCTTGCGCGAGAAGGCGATGCCGATGTCTTGCGTGGATGAGGCGGTGAGGACCGTTTGATCGTCCCATTCGGCCGTGGTGGGAAAGACGCGCAGATGATGACGCGAGGCAAAGGTGTTGGTGGTTTTGCTGAGCGTGTAGATGGGTGCGCGCTCATCGAGCAGAAGCACAGACATCGGCGCTTGAGTATAGGTGTGGTTACCGCTGAGCGTCTTCAGCGTACGGAAGGTCGAACCGGCGTTCAGCTCATCGGAGGGCAGCCACCCGGCTGCCGCGAACGCACGATGCAGCGCCTCGGGCGAGCCAATGAAGACCAGATTGGTAAGGTCGGAGACCTTATTGCCCGCCTTGGTGCGGGTGCGGAAAGGGAGAGTTTTGACTAACGCCTGAAGATGTTCGCGCTGGGCAGTGGTAGTGGCTGACGGCAATACGGAGAAGGGGTAGGTCTGCGTGGTAATGACCGGCTTCACGTATTCGAGAATGAGTTCAGTACCGCCGTTGTAGAGAATCTCCGGCTCGGCAAAGCCGAGCACAGCACTGCCCGCTGCTGAGGCGAAGATATATGCGATGGGGTCGATGCCCGCGAAGGTGAGCACACCGTTTTCGGCGGAGTTGCCTGCCGTGCCGGTGGAACGGATACCTTGCACTCTGCCATTTGCGTTCACCTTCTCCTGCGCGTTTTCGACCTCGAAGGTGCGCGCGTCAATGGCAAGCGTGTGGCCGTCAGGAGTCGTGGCGCGGTTCCAGACGATAGTCAGCGCAGCGGTCTCGTGCTTGAATCCCCAGCCGACACCGTTGGCGTGCGTAACAGTGCCATCGATGGCGGAGCCTTCGGGCAAGAAGATGCTGCCGTCCACTACCAGCGGCTCGATGGAGACAGCGTGAACAATCATGCCCTCCTTCTCGACGCGGGAAGACAGAGGCTGCAACAGGCGGACAGAGAACTTTGTTCCAGCGGGAACTCCTGTCACCTTTTCGATCGAGGACTGTGGGATGGACAAATTTATCGAGCCGCTGATGATGTGCAGCGTGGTGCCGTCGGTGTGCCAGCGGCCCTTGTGGACGGTGCCGTCGTGATTGACGGTCATGGCGGTGCCGTTGGGGAAGACCTGCAGGTACTCGGGCGATGCGGCGGAGGTCTGTGGTGGAGTGTAGATGTCGTCGAGATTGGTGCCGAGCAGCGAGGCGACTTTGATTGTCTTTCTGCCCTCTGGAGTGGAACAGGTGAGCGTGTCGCCGGTGAACATCGGCGATGCTTCACCGGGTAAAACGCCGGGCATGGCGTCGGTGCTTCCGACCAGAGTAAGCGGCTGGCCAGTGGCTGGATCGGTGCCGCTGAGGGCAAAGGCCCATCCTTCACCGGCAAGCTTGGTCTCTTGCAGTGAGGCATAGTCGAAAGGAACTGCGCCGAGATTGCGGCGGCGGCCAGAGTCAAGATCGTAATAGCGCAGTAGGTAGTGCTTCTTTTCGACGACAAGGATGAGCGCACCCTGTCCATCCCGAACCGGCCACGCCTGCATGGCGTGCCTGGTGATGCTGCGCAGTTTGGCTTTGCTGCCGCTCACCGTCATCGTGGCCACGCCATCTTTGTGGCCATCCTTGCGGACGATGGTGATGGCGGTGACAGGGGATGTGGTATCGGCGGCTTTGGCGGAGATGGGCATCACGCCGAACAGAGCGAGGAGAAGCGCGGTCGTCCTAACGGCAGCAGCAGCAGAATTTCGCATAGGCATCGCTCAGGTCGATGATGCGGGGAGTGGGTTTGAGGATATCACCGGGTTGTGAGCCCTGTATTTCGCTTCCGGTCTTTGGCTTCTTTCAGAACGAAAGGCTAATCAGAGTCACTTCTGGACAGGTTCTAAGGACTGAGGCTTTGTCTCCGCCGAGTCGCCAGCCCAATAGCTGCTTCGCGCTGTAACGATAAGATCGGGATGATCCTTGAGCGTGACAGTGATGGCATGGAGACCGGACTGCGGCATCTGTGGCTGGAAGCTCAGGACATAGCGATTGGGAACGTGGTTGGAGATGGTCGCAAGTCCGCGTTCCAGATCGCGCTGGCTGTTGAAGTGGAAGTACTCTCCGCCGGTCAGCTTGGCCACCGTCTCAGGCGCATTCTTGTGCAGGCCGTTCATGCCGACGATCGCGGCCATCTTGGCCAGACGCAGCGGCGGCAGCAGCTCGGCGATGCAGTCATAGTATTGCGTCCCCTTCGACTCTTCCGGCTTGCCTTCGCTGCCGTCGTCTCTCACCGTGGGATCGGTCTTGGGGTCGTGCGAGAAGCAGCCGTGCTCGGGGCCAGGCGTCGGGTCGGAGAGCTTCGAGGCTTCGTGGCTGATGCCGCTGCGGGAAGAGGAGAAGGCGAGGCTATAGATGGCGGTGTTGGTGTCGCTGACGGCGCGCAGCGCATCCTCGATTCTTACCTTGCTGCCGTGGTCGACGGTCTCGCTGATGAGCAGAATCGCGCGGCGATATTGCGGAGGCTGCTTGCGCAGTAGATCGACTGAGTAATCGACGGCATCGAGGATGGCGGCACCGCTGTCACCGGCGGGTAGGTTCTGGAGAGCGTCCTCCATCAACGCCATATTCGAGGTGAAGCCCTGCAAGATCTCAGGCTCGCTGTCGAAGGTGACGACCGAGACGCGGCGAGGCACCTGACCCACAATCGACTCGATCATGGTGGCGAGGTTGCGGTACTTGTCGAACTGGCTGGCTCCGCCGCCGCCCGTCTCAATGGCTACGACCAGCGCCAGCGGCTGATCGCCGGTGTCCTCTTCGAGATGTACCTTTTGGTCGACATTGTTATCGGTGATAGTGAAGTCGTTGGCAGTAAGCGTGAAGACGAGGTCGCCCTTCTTCGTCTTTACCAGCGTCGGAACAAGCACCAGTGTGGATTGCGCACTGATGGTCGGAACCGGTGCTGCGGGAATGGGTGCGTTAACGGACGCATTCTGCGCGTAGAGCACCGCAACGGGGAGAAAGAGCAACGCGACGGCGGCACGGAGGTGCATGATGGCTACTATAACCGCCGCGAACGCTCCTCCAGAAATCAGGCCCGACGAGAGCGGAGCTGACTTGGGAGCGTGGAGCCGGTAAGGTAGAGCACACCGTAGCAGAGGACAGCCCAAAGAACGCCGCCGACGAGAAGCGCGATCAGGTCACCCAGGTAGGTCTGGATGTGAGAATGGGGCAGTGCGTGGAGCAGAAGAGTAATTCCGGCGAGGCTAGCCACTGCGGCAAGAAGAGCGCGCCCCAGTTCCAGGCGGTCCAGCCCGGCAAGCGAGACCATGCGGCGACGATGCAGTAATACAGCCAGTGTGACCGTGTGGACGAGAATGGCAAGGTTCGAGGCCCATGCCAGTCCAATGACACCGAAGCGCTGATGAAGCAGCCAGTAGCAGGGGATGGAGATAACGGTGATGATGGTTCCGGCGCGCATGGGCACAAAGGTCTCACCGGCAGCGAAGAAGGCGCGGGAGTAGATGGCCTGCGAGGCCCACAGGGCCAGCGAGATGGTGAAAATGGCGAAGTAGAGCGCGGTAAGCTCGGCATCGGCGCGGTTGAAGGAGCCTCCGCGTAAGACAAGATCAACGGCGGGGCGTGCGAGTGCGAACATGGCGGCGGAGAGCAGGATGGCTACCGAGAGAATGCGAGTCACGGCGCGGTTGACTGCCGAGGCATAGTCGCCGAAGAGTTTGCGGCTGTAGAGCGAGGCGAAGAAGGGCAGCGATGCGGCTCCGGCTGCCTGCCCGATGATGGCCATCGGCGCGGTGAAGAGACGCTTGGCGTACATCAGGCGTGTGATGTCGCCGGCGCTGTGCTTGGCGAACCACGTAAGGATGATGTTGTCCATGAAGACGACAGTGACGCCGAGCATCAGGGGCAGAGACATACGCACCCACGAGCGCAGGCCGGGGTTACTGAAGTCGAGGAGAGGACGGTAGTGCACACCGGCGCGGCGCGCGGCGTAGGCGTTGACGAGGAAGGGGCCAGCGAAGGCTCCGGCGAGTGCGCCCCATGCCAACGACGGGATGCCGATGGAATGCGAGAGAACTACGCCGCCGAAGATGATGCCGAGCGTGTAGATGAGCGGCGAGACCGCCTGATAGGTGAACTGTTTGCGAACCAGCGCGACAGCAGCGAGGACTCCGCCAGCAAAGAAAAAGAGTTGCCCTGGCAACAGGATGCGCGTCATGAAAGTGCAGAGCACAGCCTCGGAGGGGCTGTTGGGAAAGTAGAGATGAGTGTAGAGCGGCACAAAGAACTCGGCCAGCAAAATGGCTCCGCCAAGGACGAGCAGCATCGTGGTGAGAATAACGGAGAGCGCGCGATCGCCTTCTTCGTGTTGGTTGGCCTCGCGATAGCGACTAAGTATGGTGACGAAGCTGATGGAGGCTGCGCCGCCGATGAGTAGATAGTTGATCAGGTCGGGTAGCTGGAAGGCCACGTTGTAGGCGTCTGTGCCGGGGCCTGCGCCGAAGGTGTAGGCGATGTACTTGTCGCGTACGAGGCCGATAATGCGCGAGAGCAGCGCGAAGACAGAGAGCAGTACCGTCGCCGAGACCGCCGAGTGTTTGTGAGAAGGCCGAAGCCAGCCGAAGCGTTTGGCGGGAACGGGCGGAATGGGATTATCGGTGGCGGTCACTGTTTTCAAGGCTTATGTTGATTCTATCGGGCGGGCTTATGCTGGTGGGGTGGCGGGGCTGGTTCGCCTGCGATGCAAGGGGATGATGACGTGGAGAACTTTCGGCTCAAGGTGTTTCGGGCGGTCGCTGCGGAGATGAGCTTTCGCAAGGCGGCCGAGGTGTTGCATCTGAGCCAGCCAGCCGTCAGCCAGCAGGTTCGTTCGCTCGAAGAGGAGGCTGGGGCCCGTCTGTTCGACCGCGGCAACAGCGATGGGCATGGCAGCCAGATCTCCCTTACTGAAGCTGGCCGGGTGCTGCTCGAATACGCGACGGCGGCGGCAGAGACGATGGCCGAGGCGCAGCGCGCGCTCGCAGCCTTGAATGATGACGTGGCTGGTGAGCTACGGCTGGGTGCTTCGACGACGATTGCTCAGTACGTGCTGCCCAGAATCCTCGGAGCATTTCTGCGACAGTATCCGAACGTCCATCTCTCGGTGATGAGCGGAAACACCGAACGTATTGCCGAGGTGGTCGCCGAAGAACAAGTGATGCTTGGCCTCATCGAAGGGCCTGCGATGAGGCGCGACGTAAAGACGGAGCGGATGGTCGAGGATGAGATGGTGCTGATCGTCGCACCAGGACACGCATGGGCGCGAGCGGGAAAGATCGCCCCTGCGGAGTTGACGAAGACATCGATGCTACTGCGCGAACGTGGGTCGGGGTCGCGACGTGTGGTCGAACGGGCTCTAAAGAAAGCCGGGATTCCATTGCGGTCATTGCATGTGGCGATGGAACTGGATTCGACGGAGGCCATCATCTCGGGCGTAGAGGCGGAGCTTGGCGTGGGCTTCGTCTCGCGCTGCGCCATTGGCAAGGCCATGCGTCTGGGCACAGTTCGGACCGTGCCCGTGAAGGGACTGGAGATCGTGCGGGACTTTAGCTTCATCCATCTCGCCGGGGCTGAAGTTAGTGGCGCAGCAGCAGCGTTTCAGCGATTTGCAATGGGGACCGGCATAGCTCCGATTGGATGATTGGGGCAATAAGTAAAAATTATCGCCCATTCAAAAGTACGTCTCGACATAGGCTGTGGCCCAAGCCATGCTGGAAGACATGGTACGCAACCTCTTCTACATCGGCATTATCGTTTCGGCGAGCGGGTTGATCGGGCCGCCGTTTGCTCTCGCGGCAGGGTTGGTATTCGGGTTGACGACGGTGCACCACTTCCACGTCGAGAGCAGGCAGCTTTCTAAATTCCTGCTGCAGGCGGCGGTCGTCTGCCTTGGCTTCGGGATGAACCTGAAAGAGGTCGTCCATGCGGGCCGCTCTGGGTTTCTCTATACCGCTATCAGTATCACGTTCGTGCTCAGCCTCGGTGTACTTCTCGGCAAACTGCTGCGCGTCGAAAAGACACAGTCATTGTTGATCGCGGTCGGCACCGCAATCTGCGGCGGCAGCGCCATTGCTGCGATGGGCCCGGTGCTCGATGCAGGCGAAGAGGAGATGGGCGTCTCTCTGGGCACGGTGTTCGTACTCAACTCTGTGGCGCTGTTGCTCTTCCCTCTGATCGGCTGGAGCATGCATCTCACGCAGACGCAATTCGGCCTGTGGGCCGCGCTCGCGATTCATGACACCAGCTCAGTCGTTGGTGCCGGTGCGAAATACGGAGCTACGGCGTTGGCGGTTGGAACAACCGTCAAGCTGGCGCGGGCGCTGTGGATCGTCCCCTTGGCAATCGCCACGGCAACCCTGCGCAAGAGCAAGTCAAAGATCTACTGGCCGTGGTTCATCCTTTATTTCTGCGTAGCTGCGGTGCTGGCAAGCTATGTCCCGCGATATCTGCCACAGACCATGGGAATCTTTGCCGCGTTGAATCGACTTGGAAAATCGGCCTTGACCGTTGTGCTGTTTCTGATCGGCACAGGCATCACGCGCAACACGTTGAAGGAAGTCGGCGTAAGGCCGCTGATTCAGGGGGTAACACTGTGGATTGTGGTGGCGAGCATCTCGCTTTGGGCCATTCACGCGGGATGGATCGCGCTTTAGTCGGAGCCTTCGGAGTTCTGCGGAATGTCGAAGAGCTTCGGTGTGGCATGGCGTGAGTTGTTGCTATGTCGCGGCGCGCGGATGGGATGGACGGCAGCGCGAGTCACCGGCTTCGAGAGCAGAGCGTGCAGATCGCGAAGTTCCTTCTGCAGCTTGCGCAGTTGCTTCGATGGGGCAACCGGAGCGGCCGCATCCTCGATGCCAAGGCTGAGCTGCGGCTCCTTGTGGTGCAGCTCGGCCTTAAAAACCTGACGCGCACCGGGAATGGTATAGCCCTCGTCGTAGAGCAGGCTCTTGATGCGCAGTACCATCTCGACGTCGCGGCGGCGATAGAGTCGTTGTCCGGTGCCGCCCTTATGCGGTTTGAGGCTGGGGAACTCACCCTCCCAGAAGCGAAGGACGTAGGCAGGCAGGTCGCAGAGTTTAGAGACCTCGCCGATGCGGAAGTACAGCTTGTCCGGGATCTCAGACCCGGCTGGTGGAGGCGTTCTGCGAATTGGCTGGTGCTGCGCCATGCCAAAGCTCCCGGATAGCCGACACTTCCGGCTTCCTGTCAGTATAGGACAGCGAAGACGGGTTTGTGAGCAGAATTCCAGCGTTTTCTTCTTCGAAATTCCATGCTTCGCTATGCTGAATGGCGGGAACTAGTGGAGCGGAACAGGCGTATTGTTTGTTGTGCGAAGGAGATTTGGTATGCGTGTGACACAGATAGCAGCGGCAGCGGCAATGGTCGCAACAGTGCTGATGAGCGGATGCCGGGTTCAGACAAACAAACAAGATGGCAACGAGAACGTGAGAATCGCCACACCGTTCGGCGGCGTGCAGGTAAAGACGAACGATACGACGGTGCTGGAGGGTATGGGACTGCCGGGCTATCCCGGCGCGACGCTGGTGAAGAAGGACCACGACCACGGCGCGGCGGACGTGAACATGAACTTTGGAAATTTCCATCTGCGAGTCAAGGCCGCGAGCTACGAGACGCCCGACAGCTCCGACAAGGTCGAGGCGTTCTATCGCAAGGCACTCGGCGCGTATGGCGACGTCATCGAGTGCTCGAATGACAAGTCCGTAGGAGAGCCGACGCACACGACAGAGGGTTTAACTTGCGACAACGACACCCAGCACGTTGCCATCAACGACGACATCTCCCGCAAGCTGGAGCTGAAGGCCGGCTCGAAACAGCATCAGCATATTGTCGCGATTGATCCAAATGGCACAGGGACGAAGCTGGGGCTGGTGGTACTGGATCTTCCCGGACACTCCTCTGATGGCAAGGAGAGCGTGCAATAGGTTAGCTGAGGAGTTGGTACAGGATTCCCTGCTTAAGACCCAAACCTGGAGCATATGCCGAATAGCAAAGCTTGCCGCGTCCTATGGGCTGCGGTAGCTTCATAGATATGCGTGAATTTTGTCACCGCTGTGGCGGAGAGCTCTCGGGCGATGTCCTGTCGCCCTTCTGCCCCCATTGCGGCGCTCCCCAGATCTACCTGCTGGACTATGAGCAACCGGCAGAACCGGGGAAGAATACGACCGGCGCGGCACCTCCGCCTATGCCTCGTCAGATCGAGTGGAAGACGGCGATTCGCTGTGCCTTGCTGGTGGCCGGTATCGCCGCCGTGCTGACTCTGGTGGCAGCCCGGTTCGAGTCGATCTCGCCGCTGAGTTGGCTGTGGACGGTGAGCGGCTCGCTGATCACCCTTGCCCTCTACCAGAAGCGTCGCCCACAGGCAGGCATGGATGCAGGCATCGGCGCGCGGATCGGCGTCGTCGTCGGAGTGGTCCTGATCGGCAGCCTGGCGGTCGCCATGGCGGCTGGCGGGCTGATAGCGCGTTACCTGTTGCACAACATGGCCGGATTCGATGCCCAGTTGACCCAGCAGCTTCACCTGCAGGTTGAACATGCACTCGCTACCAATCCCGAGGCAAAATCAATGCAGGGCTATCTCTATTCGCCCGAGTTTCGCGCAGGAATGATGCTTGCCGGGTTCGGCCTGGTCTCGGGTATTCTGCTTGTACTTTCAACGGTTGGCGGCGCTGTGGGCGGCCTTCTGCGGACGCGGCACAAGGTTTCTGCGTAAAGGGACCATCGTGCGGTCTTCGCACATTTCCTGGCCCCTTCAATTGAAACTGGGCTGCTGATATCATCAAGCGCAATCGCTATGAGTGAAACCATCGATAACACGAAGCCCGATAGCAAACCCAAGATACGCGAGAAGGGCCGACTCATGTCGGCCTCCGAGATTGAACGGACGCTGGTGCGCCTCGCCCACGAGATCGTCGAAAAGCACGATGGCTGCGACAACCTCGGGCTGGTCGGCATCAAGCGGCGCGGCGTTCCCCTGGCCCAGCGGCTGGGCTCGCTGATCTCGAAGATCGAAAAATGTCCTGTCGACACCGGCATACTCGACATTAGCTTCTACCGCGACGACCTCTCGACCGATGGAGCTCGGCCAAAGGTCGCTCCCGGCGACATCGGTTTCGACGTGACTGGCCGCGACATCGTGCTGGTAGACGATGTTCTCTACACCGGGCGCACGATTCGTGCGGCGCTCGACGCTCTGTTCGACCACGGCCGTCCTCGTAGCGTGCAACTGTTGGCTCTGATCGACCGTGGCCACCGCGAGCTGCCCATTCAAGCGACCTTCGTGGGCCGCACCATCCCGACCTCGAAACGCGAAATCATCGAGGTGAAGCTCAAAGAGATCGACGAGCAGGAGCAGGTGCTGCTGGTCGAGTTGGTGGATTGATCGCATCGATGACGCAGGAATCGCAAGGCTCAAAGAAAATCTTTCACTACGCCCCCGGCTCGCTGTTGAGCGTGGCCGACCTCTCCGTGGCGGACGTCTCCGCCATATTGACAGTCACCACACGGCTTGAGCAGATGCCCCATGCCCAGCGCGTAGCTCTGCTGGCGGGCCGTCGCATCGCCCTTCTCTTCTACGAGTCGAGCACGCGAACACGTACCTCCTTCGAACTGGCGGCAAAGTCGCTCGGCGCAACCACTACCCTCGTCAGCGACAAGTCTTCGTCCATCGAAAAAGGCGAGAGCCTCAAGGACACCGGCCTCACCCTGCGTGCTCTCGGTGCCGAGTGCGTCATCCTCCGCCATCCATCGTCGGGCGCTCCGTTCGTGCTGGCGCGAGAGACAGGGCTGCCCGTTCTGAATGCGGGCGACGGCATGCACGAGCATCCATCGCAGGCGCTGCTCGATGCACGCACGATGCTGATGCGGCTCCCAGGCCGCAACGCCGCAAAGGCGAACGCGAAGAGCCTTGACGGCGTAACCGTCGTCATCACCGGAGACATTCTGCACAGTCGCGTAGCGCGGTCGAATGCACTGCTCCTGCCGCAACTCGGCGCAAAGGTTCTACTCTGTGGGCCGGAACAACTGCTGCCTGAAACGGCACTCGGCCTCGGCTCTGGCGTAGAGATTGTGCGCGACTTCGATGCGGCTCTGCGACGCTCGCAAGTAGCTATGATGCTGCGCATTCAAAAAGAGCGCCTGGCTGGACTTGAGCTTGACCTCGCTGACTACATTGCCCGCTACCAGTTGAATGGCGAGCGTCTCGCCGCACAAGCGCCCGACGCTCTGGTGATGCATCCCGGCCCCATGATTCGCGGGCTGGAGATTGCGGGTGATGTGGCCGACGGCCCCAACTCCGCAATCGAGCTGCAGGTGAGCAACGGACTCTCCGTACGCTCGGCCCTGCTGCTCCGTGCCCTGAACGCCGGTGGATTCGAGAGTGTAACTGTATGAGTGGCATATTGATTCTGAACGGCCGCGTGATCGATCCGGCAAACGGCCTCGACGAAGCCCGCGACCTTTTGCTTTGCGATGGAAAGATCGCCGCAATCGAAAAGCCCGGCAGTTTGAAAAACGCCGAAGTCGCAGAGACGATTGACGCCTCCGGCCTGGTGGTTGCGCCCGGGCTGGTTGATGTTCACGTCCACCTGCGCGAGCCGGGTCAGACCTACAAGGAGACCATCGCCACAGGAACAGCAGCGGCAGCAGCAGGCGGCTTCACCACCGTCGTCGCCATGCCTAACACGATTCCCGTGAATGACTCCGTAGCCGGGCTCGAATGGATGCTCGCACCCGAACGCGGCTCTGTTGTGAAACTCTTTGCCATGCCCGCCGCCACCATGGGCAGCATGGGAGCCACGCTGACTGATTTTGCTGCGCTGCACAAGGCCGGAGCCGTGGGCTTCACCGACGACGGCAAGCCCATCCTCGAAGACGCCATCATGCGCGAGGCGCTCGTTGCCGCCGCACGGTTGGGCGTGCCCGTCTCGCAGCACGCCGAAGACACGCATCTCACCGGTGGATGCAGCATGAACTACGGCACCGTAGCGTTTCGACTTGGCCTGCGCGGCATGACCGTCGAAGCCGAGTCGCGGATCGTAGAGCGCGACATTCGCCTGTTGCAGGAGATCGAAAATTCCGAAGGGCTGCGTCCTCATCTGCATGTGCAGCATGTCTCGACAGGCCGTGCTCTCGATGCCATTCGCGAGGCGAAGGCTCAGGGGCTGCACGTCACCTGCGAGGCCGCGCCGCATCACTTCACCCTCACCGACGAGGCCATCGGCGACTACGACACCAACGCCAAAATGAATCCTCCCCTGCGCGCCGAGGTCGATCGTCAAGCCGTCCTCGCCGGACTGGCCGATGGCACAGTCGACTGCATCGCCACTGACCACGCTCCGCACGCCGCACACGAGAAGGAGCAGGAGTTCGAACGCGCTCCCAACGGCATCACCGGTCTTGAGACCGCGCTGGGCCTGGCGTTGCGCGTTCTGCATCGGGGACAGGGCTTGTCGCTGAGCAAGATCCTCGCGCTCATGAGCGCCGCTCCCGCAGGAATCGTATCGCTCTCCGGCAGAGGCTCGCTCTCCGTCGGCAGCTTCGCCGATATAGTGATCTTCGACCCCGCAGCCTCGTGGAGCTTCGCCGCAAAGCAGTCGCGCTCGAAGTCGAAGAACACTCCCTTCGACGGCGCACCCATGCTCGGACGCGTTCACGCGACCATCAGTGAAGGCCGCATCGTCTTTCGTCAATAAACGTGGGCAGGCCAGCCGCGATATGCTGGAACCCCATGGACCCCATCACGCACCTGATGACCGGAGCCGTCCTCGCCCGCAGCGGCTTCAACCGCAAGGCCGCCTACGCTACGCTGGCCATGACGCTTGCCGCCGAGGCGCCTGACCTCGACACACTATGGTCCATCCGTGGTCCTATCGCCGCCTTCCAGCATCATCGCGGATGGACGCACACGTTCCTGGGCCTCCCTCTCGAAGCAGCCGTCGTCGTCGGTGCCGTCTATCTCTTCCATCGCTGGCGTCTTCGTCGCAATAAACCCACAAAGCAATCCGCTCCCGTGCGCTGGGGCCTGCTCTACGGCTTCGCACTCATCGCGTTATTCAGTCATCTGCTGCTCGACTGGACAAACAACTACGGCATTCGTCCCTTCTTCCCTTTTAATCCGCACTGGTATGCAGGCTCGCTAGTCTTCATCTTCGAACCCGTCATCTTTGCCCTTCTTCTGATCGCACTCATCGCCCCCGCTCTCTTCGGCCTCGTCAACAGCGAAGTAGGCGCACGCAAGCCGACGTTTCGCGGACGCGGCTGGGCCATCGCCGCGCTCAT
It encodes the following:
- the pyrR gene encoding bifunctional pyr operon transcriptional regulator/uracil phosphoribosyltransferase PyrR — its product is MSETIDNTKPDSKPKIREKGRLMSASEIERTLVRLAHEIVEKHDGCDNLGLVGIKRRGVPLAQRLGSLISKIEKCPVDTGILDISFYRDDLSTDGARPKVAPGDIGFDVTGRDIVLVDDVLYTGRTIRAALDALFDHGRPRSVQLLALIDRGHRELPIQATFVGRTIPTSKREIIEVKLKEIDEQEQVLLVELVD
- a CDS encoding dihydroorotase yields the protein MSGILILNGRVIDPANGLDEARDLLLCDGKIAAIEKPGSLKNAEVAETIDASGLVVAPGLVDVHVHLREPGQTYKETIATGTAAAAAGGFTTVVAMPNTIPVNDSVAGLEWMLAPERGSVVKLFAMPAATMGSMGATLTDFAALHKAGAVGFTDDGKPILEDAIMREALVAAARLGVPVSQHAEDTHLTGGCSMNYGTVAFRLGLRGMTVEAESRIVERDIRLLQEIENSEGLRPHLHVQHVSTGRALDAIREAKAQGLHVTCEAAPHHFTLTDEAIGDYDTNAKMNPPLRAEVDRQAVLAGLADGTVDCIATDHAPHAAHEKEQEFERAPNGITGLETALGLALRVLHRGQGLSLSKILALMSAAPAGIVSLSGRGSLSVGSFADIVIFDPAASWSFAAKQSRSKSKNTPFDGAPMLGRVHATISEGRIVFRQ
- a CDS encoding metal-dependent hydrolase, which gives rise to MDPITHLMTGAVLARSGFNRKAAYATLAMTLAAEAPDLDTLWSIRGPIAAFQHHRGWTHTFLGLPLEAAVVVGAVYLFHRWRLRRNKPTKQSAPVRWGLLYGFALIALFSHLLLDWTNNYGIRPFFPFNPHWYAGSLVFIFEPVIFALLLIALIAPALFGLVNSEVGARKPTFRGRGWAIAALIAIVALWGWRAVEQQQAIQLTLNSQDFGPDPGNVQILHVYAEPYPTNPFRWQVVVDTPNFYQLGTVDTFINTVATSANSDIFYKPAETAVTLAAKQSWLGHVYLDWSAIPLVTQSDTDPVTGVVTVTFRDLRFQYDTLFTQGRENAEAPPLSGTVTLDAAHRVTRMEMDGRIQH
- a CDS encoding aspartate carbamoyltransferase catalytic subunit, whose product is MASMTQESQGSKKIFHYAPGSLLSVADLSVADVSAILTVTTRLEQMPHAQRVALLAGRRIALLFYESSTRTRTSFELAAKSLGATTTLVSDKSSSIEKGESLKDTGLTLRALGAECVILRHPSSGAPFVLARETGLPVLNAGDGMHEHPSQALLDARTMLMRLPGRNAAKANAKSLDGVTVVITGDILHSRVARSNALLLPQLGAKVLLCGPEQLLPETALGLGSGVEIVRDFDAALRRSQVAMMLRIQKERLAGLELDLADYIARYQLNGERLAAQAPDALVMHPGPMIRGLEIAGDVADGPNSAIELQVSNGLSVRSALLLRALNAGGFESVTV